The nucleotide sequence CCGCGATCGGCGACTGGGAGAACCGCGCGACCGCCGACCGCGACCGGATCACCGCCGCCTGGAGCGGCCCCTACGCAGGAGCCGGGATCGGCCTCGCCTGCGGCCCGTCCGGCGTCGTCGTCGTCGACCTCGACACCGCCAAAGGCGACCCCGGGCCCGAGCCCGGGATCACCGACGGCGCCGACGTCCTCGCCGCCCTCTACGAACAGCACGGGCAGGAAGCCGACTTCCCGCTCGGCATCACGCCGACCGTCCGCACCGGATCGGGCGGCATGCACGCCTACTTCCGCGCGCCGGGCGCCCGGCCCGTGCGCAACAGCGCGGGCAGGATCGGCTGGAAGATCGACGTCCGCGCGCACGGCGGCTACGTCGTCGCGCCGCCGTCGACCGCCGCAGGGAAGCCCTACGCCTGGGACTTCGGCACCGGCCCCCACACCCCGCTCGCCGACCTCCCCGACTGGCTTCTCGAACTCGCCGCGCCCGTACGCCCCGTGCCCGCGCCGCGCGTCCCCGACTGGCGTCTCGCGTCACGCCCCACCGGCTTCATGAGCGGCCTCATCAAGGTCGTCCTCGAAGCCCGGCAAGGGCAGCGCAACGAGCGCCTGTTCTGGGCCGCGTGCAAGGCAGGGGAGCACGCGCAGGCCGGCCACATCGACCGCCAACGTGCCGCCGACTCCCTTCTCGCCGCCGCGCTCGACATCGGGCTCGACGAGAAAGAAGCCCGCGGCACCATCACCAGCGGCTACCGCGCCGCGAACGGACGGACCCCGTGAACGGCCCCGACGACGAAGAGATCAACGAGCGCGCCCGGGAAATCCTCGACGCGAACGGCATCACCGACGAACAGCCGGGCGACCAGGCCGGCGAGGCGCGCGCGGCCAAGGTTCAGGCGTTCCTCGACAAGCTCCTCGGCACGCGGGACCTCGGCAAGATCCCCCCGGTCCGGCCGCTCATCGCCGACATGCTGTTCCTCGACAGCATCGGACGCATGAACGGCCCGTCCGGGCACGGCAAGAGCTTCGTCTCCCTCGGCATGTCGGGCTGCGTCGGCACCGGACTCCTGTGGCACGGCCGCCGCGTCCACCAAGGCCCGGTCGTCTACATCGTCGCGGAAGGCATTCACGGCGTCGTCAAGCGCGTCCGCGCGTGGGAGCAAGCCCACGGCCGGGAGATGGACAACGTCTGGTTCCTCCCCGAGCCCGTACAGATCAAGAGCCCCGAGTGGGACATCGTCATCGAGGCGTGCGCCCGCATCCAGCCGGTGCTGATCGTCCTCGACACGCAGGCCCGGGTGACCGTCGGCGTGGAGGAGAACTCGGCGTCCGAGATGGGCGTCGTGGTGCACCGCCTGGAAGCCCTGCGCGCGGCCACCGGGGCGTGCGTGCTCCTGGTCCACCACAAGGGCCTCAACGGCGACCACGGCCGCGGCTCGACCGCCGTCAAAGGCGCCATGCAGACCGAGTTCTCCGTCGAGAAGAAGGGCGACAAGGCACGCCCTCAGGTCATCCTCACGACGGACAAACAGAAGGACACGGAGGAGATCGCGCCGCTGGTCTTCCTCGCGCGTCAGATCAAGCTCGACGGCATGGCGGAGGAAGACGGCCGTCCGGTCACATCTCTCGTCCTGGAACTCGACGAATCCGGTGCCGTCGACACCGAGAAGAAGCAGAGGCTCGGTCCGGCCAAGAAGAAGCTTTTGGCCGCGCTGAACGCCCTGGAGATTCCGGAAGTTCAGCGGGTCGTCATCGACAAGTTCGCCGAGCTCCACGACCACGGGCTGTCTCGCCCAAAGGCGAGCGAGTACCTGAACGACCTTGCCCGAGACGGCTTGATCGAGCGGATTCCGGCGGGCGGAACCGTCCTCTGGAAGATCGCCGAACCCGGAAAACGTCACGTTGCGTAGTCGGTGACACCGGTGTCACCGGGTCTGCCGGGAACACCCGGTGACACCGCCATCCAGACAAGTCCATAACCGCAGGTCAGAGACCAATTCGGGTGTCACCGTCCCTGTCACCGTCCCCGGGTGACAGCCCTGTCACCACTGTCACCACCCCCTTAGGGGTGGTGACACGGGAACACCCGACGCCCATCACACACAGCACACCCCGAAGGAGCCCCCGATGCCCGACCAACTCAAGCTCACCTCGGCCGCAGACACCGCCCGCAAGCTCGGCTACGGCGCCGCGGTACCCGGACCGCCCGCCGCGCCGAACACCGCCTACTGCGACGGCTGCAACGCCACCAGCACCACCGGCACCGACAACATCCGCCACGACCCGTGGTGCTCCGTCGACCGCGTGACCACCCAGATACGAGACGCCGCCGCGCGCCGCGAACGAGCCCGCCGGCAACGCGCCCAACTCGACGCAGCACGCGCCCGCGGCCTCGCCGCACGCCACCGCCAGAAGCTCGCCTACCTGGCCGCACGCGCCGACGAACAACCCCCCGACGCCGCCTAACCAATTTCGCGGCGCCGCGAAAAAGGTCACCGATGGTCAGCACGACCAGCGGCCAGCCGACCGATTCGACCGGTCGAACCACCAGCCCCGACCGGCCCGTTCGAACGTTCCCACAGCCCCCCACGCGCGAGGAAGGAGAGGGCTGGACGGCCATGATGACCGTCCAGGTCCCCACAGCCCCCCACGCGCGAGGAAGGAGAAGCCCCATGACCGACCCGTCGGCCGCGTGCGAACGA is from Yinghuangia sp. ASG 101 and encodes:
- a CDS encoding AAA family ATPase, which produces MNGPDDEEINERAREILDANGITDEQPGDQAGEARAAKVQAFLDKLLGTRDLGKIPPVRPLIADMLFLDSIGRMNGPSGHGKSFVSLGMSGCVGTGLLWHGRRVHQGPVVYIVAEGIHGVVKRVRAWEQAHGREMDNVWFLPEPVQIKSPEWDIVIEACARIQPVLIVLDTQARVTVGVEENSASEMGVVVHRLEALRAATGACVLLVHHKGLNGDHGRGSTAVKGAMQTEFSVEKKGDKARPQVILTTDKQKDTEEIAPLVFLARQIKLDGMAEEDGRPVTSLVLELDESGAVDTEKKQRLGPAKKKLLAALNALEIPEVQRVVIDKFAELHDHGLSRPKASEYLNDLARDGLIERIPAGGTVLWKIAEPGKRHVA
- a CDS encoding bifunctional DNA primase/polymerase gives rise to the protein MTNSTNSGASASNTLAGALGLSELGFHVFPLRHDDKRPAIGDWENRATADRDRITAAWSGPYAGAGIGLACGPSGVVVVDLDTAKGDPGPEPGITDGADVLAALYEQHGQEADFPLGITPTVRTGSGGMHAYFRAPGARPVRNSAGRIGWKIDVRAHGGYVVAPPSTAAGKPYAWDFGTGPHTPLADLPDWLLELAAPVRPVPAPRVPDWRLASRPTGFMSGLIKVVLEARQGQRNERLFWAACKAGEHAQAGHIDRQRAADSLLAAALDIGLDEKEARGTITSGYRAANGRTP